From Amycolatopsis sp. YIM 10, the proteins below share one genomic window:
- a CDS encoding DUF418 domain-containing protein: protein MPESAVPDPAGPSTARLVGVDLARALAVFGMYAVHLGPAPTAVSGFGGWLLGLAEGRASALFATLAGFSLMLIAGRLEPKTGLAGRQARARIVIRAVILFAMGTVLAMTDAGTVVILAYYGVYFLLALPLLRLRARTLAIIAAVLAVVTPLAKFGLSALVSGSIEDTIKAYDPLKRLNDVGVLDILLTGLYPAITWMTFVVAGMALGRLDLGSGAVRRRLAAVGAALIAFGYGLPWLLAKFFDGLREAAEQPWGRGAEKAGSASVEAMAEGGKFMAEGGPKGMDGSGWGLLLARPHSSSTFDLIGSVGIAIIVVVGATVLLTRLSWLRRLLTPVIAVGTMSLTLYVGHFLVGEQIGALGKGQGAGNSATVLFGFIIGATVFAWLWSRFFRRGPLEYLLHLATKAAKFVR from the coding sequence TTGCCCGAGTCCGCCGTGCCGGACCCGGCCGGTCCGTCGACGGCACGGCTGGTCGGGGTGGACCTGGCCCGCGCGCTCGCCGTGTTCGGCATGTACGCCGTGCACCTCGGACCGGCGCCGACCGCGGTGAGCGGGTTCGGCGGCTGGCTGCTGGGACTGGCGGAAGGCCGGGCTTCGGCGTTGTTCGCCACCCTCGCGGGGTTCTCGCTGATGCTGATCGCCGGCCGTCTGGAACCGAAAACCGGTTTGGCGGGACGGCAGGCGCGAGCCCGGATCGTCATCCGCGCCGTGATCCTGTTCGCGATGGGCACCGTGCTGGCGATGACCGACGCCGGAACCGTGGTCATCCTCGCCTACTACGGGGTGTACTTCCTGCTGGCGTTGCCTCTGCTGCGACTGCGGGCCAGGACCCTCGCGATCATCGCGGCGGTGCTCGCCGTGGTCACCCCGCTGGCGAAGTTCGGCCTGTCGGCACTGGTGAGCGGGTCCATTGAGGACACCATCAAGGCGTACGACCCGCTCAAGCGGCTCAACGACGTCGGCGTGCTGGACATTCTTCTCACCGGCCTCTACCCGGCCATCACCTGGATGACGTTCGTGGTCGCCGGGATGGCGCTGGGACGGCTGGACCTCGGCTCCGGAGCGGTGCGGCGACGGCTCGCCGCGGTCGGCGCCGCGCTCATCGCGTTCGGCTACGGACTGCCTTGGCTGCTGGCCAAGTTCTTCGACGGCCTCCGGGAAGCCGCGGAGCAGCCGTGGGGCCGTGGCGCCGAGAAGGCGGGTTCGGCGTCCGTCGAAGCGATGGCCGAAGGCGGGAAGTTCATGGCCGAAGGCGGACCGAAGGGGATGGACGGATCGGGCTGGGGCCTGTTGCTGGCCAGGCCGCACAGCTCCTCCACCTTCGACCTGATCGGCAGTGTGGGAATCGCGATCATCGTGGTGGTGGGTGCGACGGTGCTGCTGACCCGGCTGTCGTGGCTGAGGCGGCTGCTGACGCCGGTCATCGCCGTGGGCACCATGTCGCTGACTCTCTACGTCGGCCACTTCCTGGTGGGCGAGCAGATCGGGGCCCTCGGAAAGGGCCAGGGCGCCGGGAACTCCGCCACGGTCCTGTTCGGGTTCATCATCGGAGCCACCGTCTTCGCCTGGCTCTGGTCCCGTTTCTTCCGCCGCGGGCCGCTGGAGTACCTGCTCCACCTCGCCACCAAAGCCGCGAAGTTCGTCCGATGA